The following are from one region of the Symmachiella macrocystis genome:
- a CDS encoding PepSY-associated TM helix domain-containing protein, translating to MWGFTDAAKPLPELCNTIGCLYRGVSLQSCDQCSGQLIVYPDITRSIQFVGHHGEEGEHGPEEHKLIHIDPYSGALLGTQIAEHVFFYIVLELHRNLLLGTTGRYVKELTTCWGIILLATGVFLWWTRGKKNVGVWVPRIRGKLYAVLRDWHAVTGIYVVPLLLIVTATGLFFSPLMGDAFNATAKKAGHWPIQEWFLPPQSKPVAEGTPLATLDEIVPTFLAQSRPNDAVRIRFAESPEHAHRAFLIQDEDKNSYRSVDVDQYTGELLKVVDGSDLKFLYRVRLWAVSIHMGQTFGTPTKILALVAAVILLALSITGLWMWWMRKPNGRTGFPRRPARSLPNWGWGIVVLCALVLPVAGLSIILVGIFDQLWGRFYNAPPPTT from the coding sequence TTGTGGGGGTTCACCGATGCGGCGAAACCGTTGCCGGAACTGTGCAACACGATTGGCTGCCTGTACCGCGGGGTGAGTCTGCAGAGCTGTGATCAATGCAGCGGGCAACTCATCGTCTATCCGGACATTACGCGTTCGATTCAGTTCGTCGGTCACCACGGCGAAGAGGGGGAGCATGGACCCGAGGAGCACAAGCTCATTCACATCGACCCCTACTCTGGGGCATTGTTGGGAACACAGATCGCTGAGCACGTTTTTTTTTACATTGTTCTCGAGCTGCATCGCAACCTCTTACTCGGCACGACCGGCCGCTATGTTAAAGAACTGACGACGTGTTGGGGCATCATTTTGTTAGCGACCGGAGTTTTTCTCTGGTGGACCCGCGGCAAAAAGAATGTGGGGGTCTGGGTGCCCCGAATTCGAGGGAAGCTTTATGCGGTCCTGCGCGATTGGCATGCGGTGACGGGAATCTACGTGGTCCCGCTGCTATTAATTGTCACCGCTACAGGGTTGTTCTTTTCACCGCTGATGGGGGACGCATTTAATGCCACCGCTAAGAAAGCGGGACACTGGCCGATCCAGGAATGGTTCCTCCCTCCCCAATCGAAACCGGTTGCCGAGGGCACGCCGCTGGCGACGTTGGATGAAATTGTGCCGACGTTTCTAGCTCAATCGCGTCCGAACGATGCCGTCAGAATTCGATTTGCAGAATCGCCCGAGCATGCGCATCGCGCGTTTCTGATACAGGACGAAGACAAAAACTCCTACCGTTCAGTCGATGTCGATCAATACACCGGTGAGTTACTCAAAGTTGTCGATGGCAGCGACCTGAAATTCCTGTACCGGGTGCGATTGTGGGCTGTCTCCATTCACATGGGCCAAACCTTCGGGACACCGACCAAAATCCTCGCTCTGGTGGCAGCGGTGATTCTGTTGGCGCTCTCCATAACCGGCCTGTGGATGTGGTGGATGCGGAAGCCGAATGGCCGGACTGGATTCCCACGACGACCTGCGCGTTCGCTGCCCAATTGGGGTTGGGGAATCGTGGTCCTGTGTGCGTTGGTGCTGCCTGTCGCAGGCCTTTCCATTATTCTGGTGGGCATCTTCGACCAGCTATGGGGCCGGTTCTACAACGCTCCCCCGCCAACCACCTAA
- a CDS encoding ABC transporter permease, whose translation MVFFRPLPWEYGIRNLLRRPLRTALTLVALTIVTLLVMVVLGFVRGLDRSLMTGGQPQTVIVFSLGMGENLEYSSVPMRTADLLAASIPGIRERYGKKASSPELYLGTKVNRTPVAPPEMGLVRGVTSAALLVHENVEITQGNWPRVNEILVGRMAATKLGLTAAEIQPGRTLIFEGREWTISGTFAAAGATYESEVWCRLGDLQQAMKRQDLSLVALNLGPGGTFQEVDLFCKERLDLELQAIRQTDYFASLQKDYRPVRLLSWLVVALVSSAGVFIGLNTMYGAVIGRIPELATLQTIGFSRRAAILSIMQEGTILAMTAALLASVVAYGLIHKAAVRFTMGAFELQIDTTTLLIGYGIALFLGIVGSLPPAIRIFRLSVVDGLRAI comes from the coding sequence ATGGTCTTCTTTCGACCGCTGCCGTGGGAGTACGGCATACGCAATTTATTGCGGCGACCGCTGCGCACTGCGCTGACACTCGTCGCCCTCACCATCGTCACCTTACTCGTGATGGTTGTGCTGGGTTTCGTGCGCGGATTGGACCGCTCACTCATGACCGGAGGCCAGCCACAAACGGTGATCGTGTTCTCACTGGGGATGGGGGAAAACTTAGAGTATTCTTCGGTGCCCATGCGAACAGCCGATCTGCTGGCCGCCTCGATTCCCGGAATTCGTGAACGGTATGGGAAAAAAGCTTCCTCGCCCGAGCTTTACCTCGGCACGAAGGTCAATCGCACACCAGTAGCCCCGCCGGAAATGGGGCTGGTGCGCGGGGTCACATCTGCGGCACTTTTGGTGCACGAAAATGTCGAAATCACCCAGGGGAATTGGCCGCGGGTGAATGAAATTTTGGTCGGCCGGATGGCGGCCACCAAATTGGGACTGACCGCCGCAGAGATCCAACCGGGGCGGACGCTGATTTTTGAGGGCCGGGAGTGGACGATCAGCGGCACCTTTGCTGCAGCGGGAGCAACCTATGAGTCCGAAGTGTGGTGCCGACTCGGTGATTTGCAACAGGCGATGAAGCGTCAGGACCTGAGTCTTGTCGCCTTGAATTTGGGACCGGGAGGAACGTTTCAGGAGGTTGACCTGTTCTGCAAGGAACGACTCGATTTGGAACTCCAGGCGATTCGTCAGACCGATTACTTTGCCTCCCTGCAAAAGGATTATCGTCCTGTGCGTTTGTTGTCGTGGCTGGTCGTAGCACTCGTTTCCAGTGCTGGGGTGTTCATCGGTCTGAACACGATGTACGGAGCGGTCATCGGCCGGATCCCCGAACTGGCAACGCTGCAAACAATCGGCTTTTCACGCAGGGCGGCGATTTTGAGCATCATGCAAGAAGGGACCATCCTTGCCATGACCGCTGCCCTACTGGCCTCTGTCGTAGCCTATGGATTGATTCACAAAGCTGCGGTCCGATTTACGATGGGCGCGTTCGAATTGCAAATCGATACGACCACGTTATTGATCGGATATGGAATCGCATTGTTTTTGGGAATCGTCGGTTCACTTCCGCCGGCGATTCGAATTTTCCGCCTCTCCGTCGTGGACGGACTCAGGGCGATTTAA
- a CDS encoding efflux RND transporter periplasmic adaptor subunit, which produces MSTTSKVNVKELAIQRDQDDRPRIAPKRRIVSRVVLPAVMIVSFLSVLAWAARDVYLPRTSVTVIPVRMSLSELQAEGTPLYNAAGWVEPRPTPTRVAALASGVVEELLVVEDQFVTAGEPIASLVDDDATLALEQAQATLELRKAEIQEADAGVEAARVNFDIPAHLELPVAEAEAALAAIETELSNLPHQIKQADARLRFATYDLKTKQALGNVATQTSIEAAQSEQDAAAAGVVELTNRRVVLVQHQRALRRQVAAAAKRLELKTDEQHAFKAAEAQLMAARSRLKQAEVAIAEAELRLSRMTIHAPVEGRILNLVTQPGSHLMGSAGSMQGEDRSTVVKMYSPDQLQVRVDVRFEDLPKTGRGQPVEIRSPAIATPLKGTVLFLTGFANIQKNTLEVKVSIEDPPEVLKPEMLVDVTFLAPDAEAPIEENTEEYRLFIPRALVAQDGEANFVWVADVANQVARRQPVSVSKQASGTFIEVTGGLTAASRIIASGYEQLNDGDRIRITDETTIFDEETTSASHPQRFPDEAHK; this is translated from the coding sequence ATGAGCACGACCTCAAAGGTCAATGTGAAAGAACTGGCCATCCAGCGTGACCAGGACGATCGGCCGCGGATTGCGCCCAAGCGGCGGATCGTCTCTCGCGTGGTTTTACCGGCAGTGATGATCGTCAGTTTCCTTTCGGTCTTGGCGTGGGCGGCGCGGGATGTCTACCTGCCGCGCACGTCCGTCACAGTCATTCCAGTGCGGATGAGTCTGTCGGAACTACAGGCCGAAGGCACGCCGCTGTATAACGCGGCCGGCTGGGTTGAGCCGCGCCCCACGCCAACGCGCGTGGCGGCGTTGGCCTCAGGAGTGGTAGAAGAGTTACTTGTCGTCGAAGACCAGTTCGTCACCGCAGGCGAGCCCATTGCGAGTTTGGTCGATGACGATGCGACTTTGGCATTGGAGCAAGCCCAGGCGACGCTGGAGTTGCGGAAAGCGGAAATTCAGGAAGCCGACGCGGGTGTGGAGGCGGCACGGGTCAACTTTGACATCCCCGCTCACCTCGAACTTCCAGTCGCTGAAGCGGAAGCCGCCTTGGCGGCCATTGAGACGGAACTTTCCAATCTGCCGCACCAAATTAAACAAGCGGATGCGCGGCTGCGATTTGCCACCTATGATTTGAAAACCAAGCAAGCTCTAGGCAATGTCGCCACGCAAACAAGTATCGAAGCAGCACAGAGCGAACAAGACGCTGCCGCAGCCGGTGTGGTGGAGTTGACCAATCGACGCGTGGTGCTTGTCCAACATCAGCGGGCACTTCGCCGACAAGTGGCGGCGGCCGCCAAGCGATTGGAACTCAAGACTGATGAACAGCACGCCTTCAAAGCGGCCGAAGCACAACTCATGGCCGCTCGGTCACGCTTGAAGCAAGCCGAGGTGGCTATTGCAGAAGCGGAGTTGCGACTCTCCCGAATGACGATTCACGCACCGGTCGAGGGGCGGATCCTTAATCTCGTTACGCAACCGGGATCGCATTTGATGGGCAGCGCCGGTTCGATGCAGGGGGAGGACCGCAGCACGGTCGTCAAAATGTACTCGCCCGACCAACTCCAGGTCCGTGTCGATGTGCGGTTTGAAGACCTGCCTAAAACCGGTCGGGGGCAACCAGTGGAAATTCGCAGCCCCGCCATTGCGACTCCACTGAAAGGGACCGTTTTGTTCCTGACAGGCTTTGCCAACATTCAGAAAAACACCTTGGAGGTGAAAGTCAGCATCGAAGATCCGCCGGAGGTCTTGAAGCCGGAAATGCTGGTGGATGTCACATTTCTGGCGCCCGATGCAGAGGCACCGATTGAAGAGAACACTGAGGAGTATCGGCTCTTCATTCCTCGCGCACTTGTTGCACAGGATGGCGAAGCGAATTTTGTTTGGGTGGCTGATGTGGCCAACCAAGTAGCGCGGCGGCAGCCAGTGAGTGTCAGCAAACAAGCGTCAGGCACATTTATCGAGGTCACCGGTGGGCTCACTGCCGCCAGCCGGATCATTGCTTCGGGGTACGAACAATTGAATGACGGCGACCGAATCCGGATTACCGACGAGACAACTATTTTTGACGAGGAGACGACCTCCGCGTCCCATCCCCAGCGTTTTCCGGACGAAGCACACAAATAA
- a CDS encoding ABC transporter ATP-binding protein translates to MSLIDINQVSKFFHKGDEKITPLDNAELQIDRGEFVSLMGASGTGKSTLLNLIAGIDRPTSGHIIVDNVDITGMSRTKLATWRARNIGYVFQTHNLIPVLTAYENIELPLLLLPMNRAERQRRVELALTAVDLLNRANHYPRQLSGGQEQRVGIARAIVTDPTVVVADEPTGDLDSETSSQILDLLQRLNVELGTTFLMATHDVEAAAMAGRQLKLDRGKLIEVGERTLVSMHPEAS, encoded by the coding sequence ATGTCGCTTATAGATATCAATCAGGTCAGCAAATTCTTCCACAAGGGAGACGAAAAAATCACGCCGCTCGACAACGCCGAGTTGCAGATTGATCGGGGAGAGTTCGTATCGCTCATGGGAGCCAGCGGCACCGGTAAGTCGACCTTGCTGAACCTCATCGCCGGGATTGATCGCCCCACCTCCGGACACATCATCGTGGACAACGTCGACATCACCGGCATGTCACGAACCAAGCTGGCGACGTGGCGGGCCCGTAACATTGGTTATGTATTCCAGACGCACAATCTGATCCCGGTACTGACGGCGTATGAGAATATCGAACTCCCATTACTGTTATTACCGATGAATCGAGCCGAACGACAGCGCCGCGTTGAGCTCGCATTGACGGCTGTGGATCTATTGAACCGCGCCAATCATTATCCTCGCCAACTTTCCGGTGGGCAAGAACAGCGGGTGGGAATTGCGCGGGCCATTGTGACCGATCCCACGGTCGTTGTGGCGGACGAACCGACGGGCGATCTGGATTCGGAGACCTCGTCCCAGATTTTGGATCTCTTGCAACGGCTGAATGTCGAATTGGGGACCACATTCCTCATGGCGACGCATGATGTCGAAGCAGCGGCAATGGCCGGACGGCAATTAAAACTCGACCGTGGGAAGCTCATTGAAGTGGGTGAGCGCACCTTGGTTTCGATGCATCCGGAGGCCTCCTGA
- a CDS encoding ABC transporter permease: MFKFAPYLFKTLWRHRVRTLLTVSGSAVALFVFCFVLSVQQGLERLTQQDNSVLVVFQANKFCPATSHLPQDYDRVIGKMPGVRDVLPIQVFTNNCRASLDVVVFYGTQVEKIRRLRNFELVTGSWADFEGHQDAAIVGRALATRRGISVGEKFSIGDVTVAVAGIYTSENRAEEDYVYCHLDFLQRTHGLDLVGTVTQQEVWLDNSADPDQTAVAIDAQLKSGQIETDTRTKGAFQASSIADLVHLIDLSHYLGWACLLLMAVLLGTTTIMTVEDRIGEHAVLQTLGFTTFRVFRLVMSEAVLLSVLGGCLGTALATVFLFESGLSLGAEAVSIAIVPTWNMAIYAVVTSLVIGIIAGIAPATHAARADIVTSLRMAR, translated from the coding sequence ATGTTTAAGTTTGCACCGTACCTGTTTAAGACCTTGTGGCGGCATCGCGTGCGGACGCTGTTGACGGTCAGTGGATCAGCGGTCGCCTTGTTTGTGTTTTGCTTTGTCCTTTCGGTCCAGCAGGGCCTCGAGCGACTCACACAACAGGACAATTCGGTGCTGGTCGTGTTTCAGGCGAATAAATTCTGTCCCGCCACCAGCCATCTTCCGCAAGACTATGATCGTGTCATCGGAAAGATGCCCGGCGTGCGTGATGTGCTGCCGATTCAGGTCTTCACCAATAACTGCCGTGCCAGCCTGGATGTGGTCGTCTTTTATGGAACCCAAGTCGAGAAAATACGCAGGCTGAGAAATTTCGAACTTGTAACAGGAAGCTGGGCCGATTTTGAAGGCCACCAAGACGCGGCCATTGTGGGACGCGCGTTGGCGACGCGGCGCGGTATCTCAGTTGGAGAGAAATTTTCCATTGGTGATGTCACGGTGGCCGTTGCCGGGATCTATACCAGTGAAAACCGAGCGGAAGAGGATTACGTCTACTGCCATCTCGATTTTTTACAACGAACGCACGGACTCGATCTGGTCGGCACCGTCACCCAGCAAGAAGTCTGGCTCGACAACTCCGCCGACCCTGACCAGACCGCTGTTGCCATCGATGCCCAATTGAAATCCGGGCAGATCGAGACCGACACTCGAACCAAAGGAGCCTTCCAAGCGTCCAGCATCGCCGATCTTGTCCACTTGATTGATCTGTCCCATTACCTAGGCTGGGCCTGCTTGTTGTTAATGGCGGTTTTGCTGGGAACGACCACGATCATGACCGTCGAAGATCGCATCGGAGAACATGCGGTCCTGCAAACGTTGGGGTTCACGACATTTCGCGTTTTTCGACTGGTGATGTCCGAAGCCGTTCTGTTGAGTGTCCTCGGCGGCTGCCTGGGCACCGCGTTGGCAACAGTCTTCCTCTTCGAATCAGGACTGTCATTAGGAGCCGAGGCGGTGAGCATTGCGATTGTGCCGACATGGAACATGGCCATCTATGCGGTGGTCACTTCGTTGGTGATCGGCATCATCGCCGGAATCGCCCCCGCCACACACGCCGCTCGCGCAGACATCGTTACTTCACTACGGATGGCTAGATAG
- a CDS encoding molybdopterin oxidoreductase family protein, with product MSSTADPTRMDQLQSLLHQRTGPLTRELLLKPGEFGLGKVPARQLPDATTNMVCGYCSTGCGLNVHLQNGTAVALTPTTDYPVNLGMACPKGWEALTVLDSPDRATVPMLRNASGKLAPVTWDTAMQTFVERFQGIQKQHGPESVAFLSTGQIPTEEMALLGALAKFGMGIVHGDGNTRQCMATAVVAYKQAFGFDAPPYTYADFEESDVIVLIGSNICIGHPIMWERVMRNPHDPEIIVVDPRMTETAMNASLHLALAPKSDQTLLYGIARILIENNWVDHDFIDQHTSEYHEFQEYVAQFSLERVARETGLLEQQIQRFAELIHEGKRVSFWWTMGVNQSHQGVRTAQAIINLALMTGNIGRPGTGANSITGQANAMGSRLFSNTTNLLGGHDFANAQHREKIAGILGIDSEVIPTQNSWAYDEIIEGILREKIKGLWVICTNPAHSWINQTQCRDILDRLDFLVVQDMYGNTETVQMADLVLPAAGWGEKEGTQVNSERRIGLVKKLRPAPGQALADFSIFKLVAEYWGCGDMFARWESPEAVFQLLKECARGMPCDFSGIDDYEMIDKAGGIQWPYSADGTETSGERRLFADGEFFHADGKAKFLFEDPRPLTEKPSHRYPFILLTGRGTVAQWHTQTRTRQSAVLRKLYPENPFVEINPADARALNIRPGEWTIVESQRGRMRAKAMVTHAIRAGQLFIPMHYETTNRLTDPVFDPYSRQPSYKSCAVNISREGF from the coding sequence ATGAGTAGCACCGCCGATCCGACACGGATGGACCAGTTGCAGTCATTATTGCATCAACGCACCGGTCCGCTCACACGGGAATTGCTGTTGAAACCGGGCGAGTTCGGGCTTGGAAAAGTCCCCGCGCGGCAACTGCCCGATGCGACCACAAATATGGTTTGCGGCTATTGCTCGACCGGTTGTGGGCTCAATGTCCATTTACAGAACGGAACCGCTGTCGCACTCACGCCGACCACCGACTATCCGGTGAACTTAGGCATGGCCTGCCCCAAAGGTTGGGAAGCGCTGACCGTCCTCGATTCGCCGGACCGGGCAACGGTTCCGATGTTACGCAATGCTTCGGGCAAGTTAGCGCCGGTCACTTGGGACACGGCGATGCAGACGTTCGTCGAGCGGTTTCAAGGAATACAAAAACAGCACGGACCGGAATCGGTCGCATTTCTCAGCACCGGGCAAATTCCCACCGAGGAAATGGCGCTGCTCGGCGCGCTGGCTAAGTTCGGCATGGGAATTGTGCACGGTGACGGCAATACGCGGCAATGCATGGCGACCGCCGTTGTCGCATACAAACAGGCATTCGGTTTCGACGCACCTCCTTATACTTACGCCGATTTCGAAGAATCGGACGTCATCGTGTTGATCGGTAGCAATATCTGTATTGGGCATCCCATCATGTGGGAACGGGTGATGCGCAATCCACACGATCCCGAAATTATCGTCGTCGATCCCCGCATGACCGAAACGGCAATGAATGCGTCGTTGCATTTGGCGTTGGCTCCCAAATCAGATCAGACTTTGTTGTACGGCATCGCCCGCATCTTGATCGAGAACAATTGGGTCGACCACGACTTTATTGATCAGCACACATCTGAGTATCACGAATTCCAGGAGTACGTGGCACAGTTCTCGCTGGAGCGCGTTGCGCGCGAAACCGGGTTGTTAGAACAACAAATTCAGCGTTTCGCCGAATTGATCCACGAAGGAAAGCGTGTCTCCTTTTGGTGGACGATGGGGGTCAATCAAAGCCACCAAGGGGTCCGCACCGCGCAGGCGATTATCAACCTCGCGCTGATGACCGGCAATATCGGCCGGCCTGGCACGGGGGCGAACTCGATCACCGGCCAAGCCAACGCGATGGGGTCGCGGCTGTTTTCAAACACCACGAATTTGCTGGGCGGACATGACTTCGCCAATGCACAGCACCGCGAAAAAATCGCTGGCATTTTGGGCATCGACAGTGAGGTGATCCCTACCCAAAACAGTTGGGCCTACGACGAAATCATCGAGGGGATTCTACGGGAAAAAATCAAAGGCCTGTGGGTGATTTGTACCAATCCGGCGCACTCCTGGATCAACCAAACCCAATGCCGTGACATTTTAGATCGCCTCGACTTTTTGGTCGTGCAAGATATGTACGGGAATACCGAAACCGTCCAGATGGCTGATTTGGTATTGCCCGCCGCCGGCTGGGGGGAAAAAGAAGGGACACAAGTCAATTCCGAACGGCGCATTGGATTAGTCAAAAAACTGCGACCCGCCCCGGGACAGGCACTCGCCGATTTTTCGATCTTCAAGCTAGTCGCCGAGTATTGGGGGTGCGGCGACATGTTTGCGCGATGGGAATCTCCCGAGGCAGTATTTCAATTGCTCAAGGAATGCGCACGCGGAATGCCGTGTGATTTTTCAGGGATCGACGATTATGAAATGATCGACAAAGCGGGCGGAATTCAATGGCCCTATTCGGCAGACGGAACGGAGACTTCTGGGGAGCGACGGTTGTTCGCCGATGGAGAGTTTTTTCACGCCGATGGCAAAGCCAAGTTCCTATTTGAGGATCCGCGACCCCTTACGGAAAAACCAAGCCACCGCTATCCCTTCATTCTACTCACCGGACGCGGAACCGTAGCGCAATGGCACACGCAAACCCGCACTCGGCAGTCGGCTGTGCTTCGTAAATTGTATCCGGAAAATCCATTCGTCGAGATCAATCCCGCAGATGCCCGCGCGCTGAACATCCGTCCGGGTGAATGGACAATCGTCGAGTCCCAACGCGGACGCATGCGGGCCAAGGCGATGGTGACACACGCCATTCGGGCCGGTCAATTGTTCATCCCCATGCATTACGAAACCACCAACCGCCTCACCGACCCGGTCTTCGACCCCTATTCCCGGCAACCCTCATACAAATCCTGCGCCGTCAATATCAGCCGCGAAGGGTTTTGA
- a CDS encoding DmsC/YnfH family molybdoenzyme membrane anchor subunit — protein sequence MDTLHKKNGNPTGVADGGKDSSLPILGVPPDGPTLIERLLNDQQQMTAVEQFSRAHDLGGLPAQSRYYSKLVPTSAPGPGQQYAFEVDLDRCSGCKACVTACHTLNGLDEEEAWRDVGLLVGGTATNPMMQHVTTACHHCLEPACMSACPVDAYEKDPQTGIVKHLDDQCFGCQYCTLACPYDVPKYHGGKGIVRKCDMCSDRLADGEAPACVQACPHEAIAITVVDVQQVIEDSEADNFLPAAPEPHITLPTTRYKTSRVYPRNMLPADYYATNPQHPHWPLIVMLVLTQLSVGAFVVGSVLESRLGTDFMVAFRQLHAASALGFGLLALTASTFHLGRPQYAFRAIVGLKHSWLSREIVAFGVFAGAACVYAAAAWVPGIPDTVVVSLSWGVTAIGVVAVFCSVMIYVFTQREFWSFTQTATKFYLTSAILGIAATWLSILLLGTVLNNPAAQQLSRDVGDTLLQALIVTSGCKFVFELSMLSHLAARRVSPLKRSAQLLVGPLSNQTFARFALGVLGGVVMPVFLMTQQRTTEVATIITVVMLFVACLAGELLERYQFFAAVSAPRMPGGLRS from the coding sequence ATGGACACCCTGCACAAAAAAAACGGCAACCCAACCGGAGTTGCCGATGGGGGCAAAGACTCCTCGCTCCCGATACTGGGCGTTCCTCCAGATGGTCCCACGTTGATCGAACGGTTATTGAACGATCAACAACAAATGACCGCTGTCGAGCAATTCTCCCGCGCCCATGATCTGGGCGGCCTGCCTGCACAGTCCCGTTATTATTCGAAACTCGTACCGACCTCCGCCCCTGGTCCAGGACAACAGTACGCCTTCGAAGTCGATCTCGACCGTTGTTCGGGTTGCAAAGCCTGTGTCACCGCATGTCATACGCTCAACGGTTTAGATGAAGAGGAAGCGTGGCGCGACGTCGGATTGCTAGTGGGGGGGACAGCCACCAACCCCATGATGCAACACGTGACCACCGCCTGTCACCACTGCCTCGAGCCGGCCTGCATGTCCGCCTGCCCGGTCGATGCCTATGAGAAGGATCCGCAAACGGGGATCGTTAAACATCTCGACGATCAATGCTTTGGCTGTCAATATTGCACCTTGGCTTGTCCCTATGACGTCCCCAAATATCACGGCGGCAAAGGGATCGTTCGCAAGTGTGACATGTGTAGCGACCGGTTGGCCGATGGAGAAGCACCCGCGTGCGTGCAAGCCTGTCCACACGAAGCAATCGCCATCACGGTCGTCGATGTTCAGCAGGTGATCGAAGATTCCGAAGCAGACAACTTTCTGCCCGCAGCACCCGAACCGCACATCACCTTGCCCACAACGCGCTATAAGACATCACGGGTCTATCCCCGCAACATGCTGCCCGCCGATTACTACGCCACCAACCCGCAGCATCCGCATTGGCCGTTGATTGTGATGTTGGTCCTCACACAATTGTCCGTCGGGGCGTTCGTGGTCGGCAGTGTTCTCGAATCTCGCTTAGGCACCGATTTCATGGTTGCCTTTCGACAACTGCACGCGGCCAGCGCGCTCGGCTTTGGTTTGTTGGCATTGACCGCCAGTACCTTTCACCTAGGGCGGCCACAATATGCGTTTCGCGCTATCGTCGGCTTAAAGCATTCCTGGCTGAGTCGTGAAATCGTAGCGTTCGGAGTCTTCGCCGGCGCCGCATGCGTCTACGCCGCTGCAGCTTGGGTCCCCGGCATTCCCGACACCGTCGTCGTGTCCTTAAGCTGGGGCGTCACGGCCATTGGAGTTGTGGCGGTCTTCTGCTCGGTCATGATTTACGTCTTCACACAACGCGAATTTTGGAGCTTCACACAGACCGCGACCAAGTTTTATCTCACATCCGCCATATTGGGGATCGCCGCCACGTGGCTATCGATTCTGTTGTTGGGCACAGTCCTCAACAATCCGGCCGCACAGCAGTTGTCGCGCGACGTAGGCGATACCTTGCTACAAGCGTTGATTGTCACCAGTGGTTGTAAATTTGTGTTTGAATTGTCAATGCTGAGCCATCTGGCAGCACGGCGGGTAAGTCCCTTGAAACGGTCTGCGCAACTGCTCGTCGGGCCGCTCTCGAATCAGACGTTTGCGCGGTTTGCCCTAGGGGTCTTGGGCGGTGTGGTGATGCCCGTATTTTTGATGACACAACAGCGGACCACTGAAGTGGCCACGATTATAACCGTCGTCATGCTGTTCGTCGCCTGTTTGGCGGGGGAACTATTGGAGCGCTACCAGTTTTTCGCCGCGGTCTCCGCACCACGCATGCCGGGAGGGCTGCGATCATGA